A stretch of the bacterium genome encodes the following:
- the hemH gene encoding ferrochelatase — MPDGALVVANLGTPRAPDEAAVRAFLGEFLADPAVVDLPRWFWLPLLRGLILRRRPARVAAAYRAIWRREGSPLAVETERIAAGLAARLGPRWEVVSAYRYGVPSAAEEVRRLARSGAARIVVLALFPQRTGATTGTLEDAVRRAARREGAEGRLAFVVPPCDGAGYVAALAARVREALPDGPDGFTLLTSFHGLPARFDRREGGRYAADCRRTAEALRAALDWPRERALVCYQSRFGPGRWLEPATDRTLAALPGRGTTRVAVATPGFVADGLETLEEIGIRGAETFAAAGGETFVRVPAPADHPALLDEWAGLALGA; from the coding sequence ATGCCTGACGGCGCCTTGGTGGTGGCCAATCTGGGGACTCCGCGCGCGCCGGACGAAGCGGCCGTGCGCGCGTTTCTGGGGGAGTTCCTCGCCGATCCGGCGGTCGTGGACCTGCCGCGCTGGTTCTGGCTGCCGCTGCTCCGCGGGCTGATCCTCCGCCGGCGGCCCGCGCGCGTCGCGGCCGCCTACCGCGCGATCTGGCGGCGCGAAGGCTCGCCGCTGGCGGTCGAGACGGAGCGGATCGCGGCGGGGCTGGCGGCGCGTCTCGGCCCCCGCTGGGAGGTCGTTTCGGCCTATCGCTACGGCGTCCCTTCCGCGGCGGAGGAAGTGCGGCGGCTCGCGCGGAGCGGGGCGGCGCGGATTGTCGTCCTGGCGCTCTTCCCGCAGCGGACCGGGGCGACGACCGGCACGCTCGAGGACGCGGTGCGGCGGGCGGCGCGGCGCGAAGGCGCGGAAGGGCGCTTGGCGTTCGTCGTTCCGCCGTGCGACGGGGCCGGCTACGTCGCCGCGCTCGCGGCGCGGGTGCGGGAGGCGTTGCCGGACGGCCCGGACGGCTTCACGCTCTTGACCTCGTTCCACGGGCTTCCGGCCCGCTTCGACCGCCGCGAGGGCGGGCGCTACGCCGCCGACTGCCGACGCACCGCGGAGGCGCTCCGCGCGGCGCTCGACTGGCCGCGGGAACGGGCGTTGGTTTGCTATCAATCGCGCTTCGGCCCGGGCCGGTGGCTCGAGCCGGCGACCGACCGCACGCTCGCCGCGCTTCCCGGACGGGGAACGACGCGGGTCGCGGTCGCGACGCCGGGGTTCGTCGCCGACGGGCTCGAAACGCTGGAAGAGATCGGGATCCGCGGGGCGGAGACGTTCGCGGCGGCCGGCGGCGAGACGTTCGTCCGCGTGCCGGCGCCGGCCGATCACCCCGCGCTGCTCGACGAGTGGGCCGGCTTGGCGCTCGGGGCCTGA